The following proteins are co-located in the Shouchella hunanensis genome:
- a CDS encoding glycoside hydrolase family 2 TIM barrel-domain containing protein, which translates to MNEHYTEGTVPSTLSFKDRIPYQYNMVYPSFDPQDRVTFSLAGEWKKLRFRANHNWSMHARTEDWIAKTEQEGFASYSYNDEGWEAKTLPAPENHLTGKEEVHAAETYEDGVWYRKTIHWPEAYAEQVVTLKCLGVSYICDFWINESYVGYHEGGFTPFAFDVSTLLKPGENLIAVRIDNPPWTTRLDTVPAVNNDFFNYTGIIQDLYLEVVPSLYISRVDVVPLTLQGKLQMEYVLENRSSEPVTALIKPRFFTTDFQSPDWLKSPKAKSICKDEVPVPTAQATTVTLASGESKKIKETVTIEQPQIWSIREPHLYVLGLQLYNDDALIDSFYTQFGFRILATDGPRIKLNDQSVFFAGVARHEEWPEYGRTASWERIVDDLTVLSSLHINLVRTAHYPNHIETFIALDRFGLPSMAEIPLWQFETAHYEAQERRGISYQMWREMIFSSYNRPSIAMWSTQNESKDVTLRKHYNETLVHETKTNYPDGRLLTQSSAADQPGFHDPSMEPLDVAGWTMYFGIFHGSTPYEGTKHFIEHAHNAWPDKPIMNTEYGIWSNADRSYIEKQVEIYQDVQLALLEKATVTPDGEHNPNGYVSTIDYWTAFDWYVNHNQFYQTMGIFHMDRQTKKPLYHHFVHDHQRLLQQTNGFAYKEVIPPQTLTVTIEQVNEVQQIIRLSKKEDLTSANYLIVHVSHFSQPDPVVIHLHSDEGESSFTTYNLEEYTVIPLWRFEYSVQKAVQFVSISHNKGQSLTIEGVYRSHTGTL; encoded by the coding sequence ATGAACGAACATTACACAGAAGGTACTGTACCAAGTACCCTTTCATTTAAAGATCGAATTCCTTATCAATACAATATGGTTTATCCGTCTTTCGATCCTCAAGATCGGGTAACATTTTCACTTGCTGGAGAATGGAAGAAGCTGCGGTTTCGTGCGAATCATAACTGGTCCATGCATGCTCGTACCGAAGACTGGATTGCGAAAACCGAACAAGAGGGATTTGCATCATATTCGTACAATGATGAGGGCTGGGAAGCGAAAACATTGCCAGCCCCTGAAAATCATCTAACCGGCAAAGAGGAGGTACATGCAGCAGAAACCTACGAAGATGGCGTATGGTATCGTAAAACCATTCACTGGCCAGAGGCTTATGCTGAACAAGTCGTTACCTTAAAATGTTTAGGTGTTTCGTATATTTGTGATTTTTGGATCAATGAATCGTACGTTGGCTATCATGAGGGTGGATTCACGCCGTTTGCATTTGATGTATCCACCCTATTAAAACCAGGAGAAAATCTCATTGCTGTGCGCATTGATAATCCACCATGGACAACAAGATTAGATACGGTTCCTGCTGTAAACAACGACTTTTTCAATTACACTGGCATCATTCAAGATCTTTACTTAGAGGTTGTTCCAAGTTTATACATTTCAAGAGTAGACGTTGTTCCTCTTACTTTGCAAGGAAAATTGCAAATGGAATATGTGCTAGAAAATCGCTCAAGTGAACCGGTAACAGCACTCATAAAACCGCGTTTTTTTACAACGGATTTTCAATCCCCTGACTGGTTGAAGAGTCCAAAAGCAAAAAGCATATGCAAAGATGAAGTACCTGTGCCAACTGCCCAAGCGACAACAGTCACCCTTGCTTCCGGGGAAAGCAAAAAAATAAAAGAGACGGTCACGATTGAGCAACCACAGATCTGGAGCATTCGTGAACCCCATTTATATGTGTTAGGTCTTCAGCTTTATAACGATGATGCTCTCATTGATTCGTTTTACACTCAGTTTGGATTCCGTATACTGGCAACCGATGGGCCTCGCATCAAGTTAAATGACCAATCTGTCTTTTTTGCTGGTGTTGCTCGACATGAAGAATGGCCAGAATATGGCCGAACGGCTTCATGGGAAAGAATTGTGGATGATTTAACTGTTCTCTCTTCTTTACACATTAATCTAGTTCGTACAGCTCACTACCCGAACCATATTGAAACCTTTATCGCCTTGGACCGATTTGGTTTACCGAGTATGGCTGAAATTCCTTTATGGCAATTTGAAACAGCCCATTATGAAGCTCAAGAAAGAAGGGGCATTTCTTATCAAATGTGGAGAGAAATGATCTTTTCCAGCTATAACCGTCCATCCATCGCCATGTGGAGTACTCAAAATGAATCAAAAGATGTCACGCTTCGAAAACACTATAATGAGACACTGGTTCATGAAACGAAAACGAACTACCCTGATGGACGACTGCTTACACAAAGCTCAGCAGCGGATCAGCCCGGGTTTCATGATCCTTCTATGGAACCGCTAGATGTGGCAGGATGGACGATGTATTTTGGTATTTTTCACGGAAGTACGCCTTATGAAGGAACAAAGCATTTTATTGAGCACGCACATAATGCGTGGCCTGATAAGCCTATTATGAATACGGAATATGGAATATGGAGCAATGCGGATAGAAGCTATATTGAAAAGCAAGTCGAAATCTATCAAGATGTTCAGCTCGCTTTATTAGAAAAGGCGACGGTTACGCCAGACGGTGAGCATAATCCAAACGGATACGTGTCTACAATCGACTATTGGACTGCATTTGACTGGTATGTGAACCATAATCAATTTTACCAAACGATGGGAATCTTCCATATGGATCGCCAAACCAAGAAGCCTCTTTATCATCATTTTGTACATGACCATCAACGCTTATTGCAGCAAACGAATGGCTTTGCCTATAAAGAAGTGATTCCGCCACAAACATTAACCGTCACCATTGAACAAGTGAACGAAGTGCAGCAAATCATTAGGTTGTCGAAAAAAGAAGATCTTACAAGTGCCAACTATTTAATCGTTCATGTAAGTCATTTTTCGCAGCCTGACCCCGTTGTCATCCATTTGCATTCAGATGAGGGTGAATCGAGTTTTACAACGTATAATCTCGAAGAATACACCGTCATTCCATTATGGCGCTTTGAATATAGCGTACAAAAAGCGGTGCAATTCGTTTCAATCAGTCATAACAAAGGACAATCATTAACAATCGAGGGGGTTTACAGAAGCCATACTGGAACTCTGTAA
- a CDS encoding extracellular solute-binding protein yields the protein MRKNVMGFMSIVGFVMISGCSSSGAEVSIDDLEEARYEIDPNTPAWQVDDEENVELTWYVNAEWFDRAYGEDVITKKLKEDLNLDITFITGDDSNLNTLFSGGDLPDLITIFDGQSQAALRAPTWALPLRELADHYDPYFHQVAQEQTLDWYQLEDGYTYGYPSYSNTIDDYQADIIPGSDAFIIREDIYEALGEPDLSTPEQFITSLQQMKEAFPDVVPFAFRGFGSDGDVGSIGDTFQNHLGVPIADENGDWYNRNLDDSYLDWIRTFNEAYQLGLISDDNFSDDNTVFEEKVERGQYGSVFASGIAQLSGSLQTNVARDPDQRYIAVDGPKNPNGNEPTLNQAGLSGWTVTYITNKVSDPQKAIQLFTYLLSDEGQYLTTFGVEGETFEFNENGKAVLHEEVLQMRNDNPEEYKKSYRLGEFWFFGHDGFALEHGENEASIAVDQIQKWTKGKLKPQFLIENINPDQGTAEARSLVNINSTWATTLASMIRAKDDAEFDRLLGEYETFLETNNFAAVEAIRNEKMNENRERLGL from the coding sequence TTGAGAAAAAATGTAATGGGATTCATGTCAATTGTTGGTTTCGTTATGATCTCTGGTTGTAGTAGTTCTGGTGCAGAAGTGTCAATCGATGACTTAGAAGAGGCTCGTTATGAGATTGATCCGAATACACCAGCTTGGCAAGTTGATGATGAAGAAAATGTTGAATTAACGTGGTATGTGAATGCCGAATGGTTTGACCGTGCTTACGGAGAGGATGTCATTACAAAAAAGTTGAAGGAAGATTTAAATCTTGATATTACCTTTATAACAGGTGACGATTCAAACTTAAATACGCTCTTTTCCGGCGGTGACTTGCCTGATTTGATAACAATCTTTGATGGTCAATCACAAGCAGCATTACGTGCACCGACTTGGGCGTTACCACTAAGAGAATTGGCTGATCACTATGACCCTTATTTCCATCAAGTCGCACAAGAGCAAACCTTAGATTGGTATCAACTTGAAGACGGGTATACGTATGGTTACCCGAGTTATTCCAATACAATTGACGATTATCAAGCAGACATTATTCCTGGGTCGGATGCGTTCATAATTCGCGAAGATATTTATGAAGCGCTAGGCGAGCCTGATTTGTCGACACCGGAACAGTTTATAACCAGCTTACAGCAAATGAAAGAAGCATTTCCTGACGTTGTTCCTTTTGCTTTCAGAGGGTTTGGTTCAGATGGTGATGTCGGTTCAATTGGTGACACGTTTCAAAATCACCTCGGTGTCCCCATTGCAGACGAAAACGGCGACTGGTATAACCGAAATTTAGACGACAGCTACTTAGACTGGATTCGCACATTTAACGAAGCCTATCAGCTCGGTTTGATTAGCGATGATAATTTCTCTGATGATAATACCGTTTTTGAAGAAAAAGTGGAGCGTGGCCAGTACGGCTCTGTTTTCGCAAGCGGCATCGCTCAATTATCCGGCTCCTTGCAAACCAATGTGGCTAGAGATCCTGATCAAAGGTATATAGCGGTTGATGGTCCAAAGAATCCAAACGGGAACGAGCCAACCTTAAATCAAGCTGGCCTTTCAGGTTGGACAGTCACCTATATTACTAACAAAGTGTCTGATCCGCAAAAAGCGATTCAGTTATTTACCTACCTTCTAAGTGACGAAGGACAATACTTAACAACATTTGGTGTTGAAGGCGAAACGTTTGAATTCAATGAAAATGGAAAAGCCGTCTTGCACGAAGAAGTATTGCAAATGAGAAATGACAATCCAGAAGAATACAAAAAGTCTTATCGTTTAGGTGAATTTTGGTTTTTTGGACATGATGGATTTGCACTTGAACACGGCGAAAACGAAGCGTCTATCGCAGTTGATCAAATTCAGAAATGGACTAAGGGAAAGCTTAAGCCACAGTTTCTTATTGAAAACATCAATCCGGATCAAGGGACTGCTGAGGCACGCTCGTTAGTGAATATTAATTCTACTTGGGCGACCACTTTAGCAAGTATGATTCGAGCAAAAGACGATGCTGAATTTGACCGCCTCCTTGGCGAGTATGAAACATTTCTCGAAACAAATAATTTCGCTGCTGTCGAAGCCATCCGTAATGAAAAAATGAATGAGAATCGAGAGCGACTCGGTTTATAA
- a CDS encoding carbohydrate ABC transporter permease encodes MAVLRPKSTVPTKRNKPAGIKENRLFNTLNVLFMIVFTTIIIFPIWDVIVGSFSSSASVATPGIRLWPEQFSLDAYRVVFNDPSIWNAFLISVLKTVIGVTTSVFFTAMVAYAMSKQDLIGRKIFIALGVGTMFFSGGMIPIYLLMRSLGLLDNFLVYIIPALFSFYNMLILMNFFREIPTSLEESARIDGAGVWRIFLQIILPLSTPVLAVIALFNGVYQWNDFMTARLYITNEALYPIQMKLYEIIVQQQAANMQNVVGSVIIPTSSQTIQLATIVVATVPIVLVYPFLQRFLISGMMIGAVKE; translated from the coding sequence ATGGCTGTTTTACGACCAAAATCAACTGTACCTACTAAACGTAACAAACCAGCCGGCATTAAAGAAAACCGTCTGTTTAATACACTGAACGTTCTTTTCATGATCGTCTTTACAACGATTATTATCTTTCCGATTTGGGATGTCATTGTTGGCTCTTTTAGCAGCTCTGCCTCCGTTGCAACGCCAGGGATTCGATTATGGCCAGAGCAGTTTTCTCTAGATGCTTACCGGGTTGTCTTTAACGACCCTAGCATTTGGAACGCATTTCTTATCTCTGTATTAAAAACCGTTATCGGTGTAACGACCTCCGTCTTTTTTACAGCGATGGTTGCCTACGCCATGAGTAAACAAGACCTAATCGGAAGAAAGATCTTTATTGCCCTTGGTGTCGGGACGATGTTTTTCAGTGGCGGTATGATACCAATCTATTTACTAATGCGCTCATTAGGGTTACTTGATAACTTTTTAGTTTACATTATTCCTGCTCTTTTCAGCTTTTACAACATGCTTATTCTCATGAATTTTTTCAGAGAGATTCCGACTTCTTTGGAGGAGTCGGCACGTATAGATGGCGCTGGTGTGTGGCGCATTTTCTTACAAATCATCTTACCGTTATCAACACCTGTACTAGCCGTTATTGCTCTTTTTAATGGGGTTTACCAATGGAATGATTTTATGACCGCTCGTTTGTATATTACGAACGAAGCGCTTTATCCGATTCAAATGAAACTGTACGAAATTATTGTTCAGCAACAAGCGGCTAATATGCAAAATGTCGTCGGATCAGTCATTATCCCGACATCCTCCCAGACCATTCAACTTGCTACAATTGTTGTCGCTACCGTCCCAATTGTGTTGGTTTATCCGTTTTTACAACGGTTTTTAATATCTGGAATGATGATTGGAGCAGTAAAAGAATAG
- a CDS encoding ABC transporter permease yields the protein MKPNFLKRYKQQLPLQLMVIPGVIFMIIFTYIPIYGIVVAFKSFSVTDTISSAPWVGLNNFKIAFSDPFFWSAVRNTLAISFLKLLIGFTAPILLAILIFELKAGLFKRSVQTISYLPHFLSWIVVGGMLTSWLSTTGLLNSFLMTIGILDEPRNFLVEAQSYWMIAVLSDVWKSVGWGTIIYLATMASIDPTYYEAAKIDGATKLQQIWHITLPLMSFIIALMFVLAVGGLLGSNLDQTLVLINPLNASRAEVIDSYVYKIGLVQGDFSYATAVGLAISIISLILVIITHKITKKLNNRSIF from the coding sequence GTGAAACCTAATTTTCTGAAACGATATAAACAGCAACTACCGCTACAACTTATGGTTATACCTGGCGTCATTTTTATGATTATTTTTACGTATATTCCCATCTACGGAATTGTCGTCGCGTTTAAAAGCTTTTCCGTTACAGACACGATTTCTTCTGCACCATGGGTAGGCTTAAACAATTTCAAAATTGCCTTTAGTGATCCGTTTTTTTGGAGCGCTGTTCGTAACACGTTAGCAATCAGCTTTCTGAAGCTACTGATTGGATTTACAGCACCCATCCTTTTGGCCATTTTAATCTTTGAACTAAAGGCTGGCTTATTTAAGCGTTCGGTTCAGACAATCTCGTACCTCCCTCACTTCTTATCATGGATCGTCGTTGGCGGTATGTTAACGAGCTGGCTTTCTACAACGGGCTTGTTAAACAGCTTTTTAATGACCATTGGCATCCTTGATGAACCGCGGAACTTTCTTGTTGAAGCACAAAGCTACTGGATGATTGCGGTTTTATCTGATGTATGGAAAAGCGTTGGCTGGGGAACGATCATTTATCTCGCTACGATGGCAAGCATTGATCCAACCTATTATGAGGCTGCAAAAATCGATGGTGCCACTAAGCTCCAACAAATCTGGCACATCACCCTTCCACTAATGTCCTTTATTATCGCGCTTATGTTCGTTTTAGCTGTGGGTGGCTTGCTTGGCTCCAATCTAGATCAAACACTTGTGTTAATTAATCCGTTAAATGCTTCTCGAGCAGAGGTGATTGATTCATACGTTTACAAGATTGGTCTTGTACAAGGCGATTTCTCTTATGCCACAGCGGTTGGTTTAGCGATATCCATTATCTCTCTTATTCTTGTTATCATTACACATAAAATCACGAAAAAGCTTAACAATCGTTCTATCTTTTAA
- a CDS encoding LacI family DNA-binding transcriptional regulator, producing MANMKEVAKAAGVSTITVSRVINTPELVKEKTREKVLKVIGELQYQGNQAAKALVTKKTRVIHIFISQDIQLTNPFAMNFLAGVSDELSKQHYSFLVRREWDYPYKCDGIIAMSVTADQEALLDEKFDVPTVLFGHSLPTYDWVDVDNYQGAYEMVTYLIKLGHKDIGLIVINENRQFVSDRINGYKQALLDNGISFSSDKIEFAENKEDIGYLKTIELFERTHMTALFCMSDELALGAIRAARLLKKNVPHDLSIAGFDGLGYELLTDPKITTIHQPVYEVGKELATILVQRIESPDVALTQRMISPVLRVNNSVFQAIHS from the coding sequence ATGGCAAATATGAAAGAAGTCGCAAAGGCAGCAGGTGTCTCCACTATCACTGTGTCAAGAGTGATTAATACACCGGAACTCGTAAAAGAAAAAACGAGAGAGAAAGTGTTAAAAGTAATAGGAGAGCTACAATATCAAGGCAATCAAGCAGCTAAAGCGCTCGTTACCAAGAAAACGCGAGTCATACATATTTTTATTTCACAGGACATACAATTGACCAACCCTTTTGCGATGAACTTTCTAGCTGGTGTTAGTGACGAATTAAGCAAGCAACACTATTCTTTTTTAGTTCGTCGAGAATGGGATTATCCATACAAGTGTGATGGCATTATTGCAATGAGTGTTACCGCAGATCAAGAAGCCCTTCTAGACGAAAAATTTGATGTTCCTACTGTCTTATTCGGACACTCATTACCTACTTATGATTGGGTGGATGTCGATAACTATCAAGGTGCCTACGAAATGGTTACTTATTTAATTAAACTTGGCCATAAAGACATTGGTTTGATCGTTATTAACGAGAACAGACAATTCGTTTCTGATCGGATTAACGGCTACAAACAAGCCTTACTGGACAATGGTATTTCGTTTTCTTCAGATAAAATCGAGTTCGCTGAGAACAAAGAGGATATTGGTTATCTAAAGACCATTGAATTGTTTGAGCGTACTCACATGACTGCTTTATTTTGCATGAGCGATGAGCTAGCGCTAGGAGCCATTCGAGCTGCACGTTTGTTAAAGAAAAACGTACCTCATGATTTGTCCATCGCAGGCTTTGATGGATTAGGCTACGAACTCTTAACAGACCCAAAAATTACAACAATCCATCAGCCTGTATACGAAGTTGGGAAAGAACTTGCTACTATCCTTGTTCAGCGGATTGAGTCACCCGATGTAGCACTGACACAACGAATGATTAGCCCTGTTTTACGCGTCAATAATTCTGTATTTCAAGCCATTCATTCTTGA
- the hutI gene encoding imidazolonepropionase: MVNSNRMVIRHARQLVTNEASRPLKGREMETNLKVIEDGGVWIENGLIKKVGTDKEVWKAVCDHGQTKLVTLIDASQHLVTPGLVDPHTHLVFAGSREDEFEMRLQGAAYMDIMNAGGGIHRTTSATAAATEEELMAVGKERLDLFLRHGVTTIEAKSGYGLSLENERKQLVVAKRLNAIHPVTIVSTFMGAHAVPEEYKTNQDTFVDRIVDNMIPSIAREGLARFNDVFCEKGVFTPEQSKRILEAGKAHGLIPKIHADEIVSYGGAELAADVGAISADHLLKVSDEGIEKMAAKGVIGVLLPATAFFLMEQPANARKMIASNVAVALSTDRNPGSSPTESMPFVMNLACLTMGMTPKEVLTAATINAASAIGEEQVVGSLEPGKRADLVFWNAPNYTYLQYHVGVNMVDKVFKDGKLVVTNGVVI; the protein is encoded by the coding sequence ATGGTGAATTCAAATCGAATGGTCATACGACATGCACGTCAGCTCGTAACAAATGAAGCGAGTCGTCCGTTAAAGGGACGTGAAATGGAAACAAATCTTAAAGTAATTGAAGATGGTGGCGTATGGATTGAGAATGGATTAATTAAAAAAGTGGGAACGGATAAAGAGGTGTGGAAAGCGGTATGTGATCATGGACAAACGAAGCTTGTGACATTGATTGATGCAAGTCAGCATCTTGTTACGCCTGGTCTTGTTGATCCCCATACACATTTAGTGTTTGCAGGTAGTCGTGAAGATGAATTTGAAATGCGGTTACAAGGTGCGGCTTATATGGACATTATGAATGCAGGTGGAGGCATTCATCGTACAACGTCAGCAACAGCAGCAGCGACTGAAGAGGAACTAATGGCTGTTGGTAAAGAAAGGCTTGATCTCTTTTTACGTCATGGAGTGACAACCATTGAAGCAAAGAGTGGGTATGGACTGTCATTAGAAAATGAACGCAAGCAATTGGTAGTAGCAAAACGCTTGAATGCCATTCACCCTGTCACAATTGTATCAACCTTTATGGGGGCTCACGCTGTTCCGGAAGAATATAAAACAAATCAAGATACGTTCGTAGATAGGATTGTAGATAACATGATTCCTTCCATAGCGAGGGAAGGCTTGGCTCGATTTAATGATGTTTTTTGTGAAAAAGGCGTATTTACACCTGAACAATCTAAGCGCATTTTAGAAGCTGGAAAAGCACACGGACTCATTCCGAAAATACATGCTGATGAAATCGTTTCGTATGGTGGGGCAGAGCTTGCTGCAGACGTTGGCGCCATCTCTGCAGATCATCTTTTGAAGGTTTCTGATGAAGGGATAGAAAAAATGGCGGCTAAAGGTGTCATTGGTGTATTACTACCTGCAACTGCATTTTTCTTAATGGAACAACCAGCAAATGCTCGAAAAATGATTGCTAGCAATGTTGCTGTGGCACTGTCAACAGACCGAAATCCAGGGTCAAGCCCAACTGAATCAATGCCGTTTGTCATGAACTTAGCTTGTTTAACAATGGGAATGACACCCAAAGAAGTTCTTACTGCGGCAACAATAAATGCTGCGAGTGCTATTGGCGAAGAACAAGTAGTTGGAAGTTTGGAACCGGGAAAAAGAGCTGATCTTGTGTTTTGGAATGCACCAAATTATACGTATTTACAATACCATGTTGGCGTCAATATGGTAGACAAAGTGTTTAAAGACGGCAAGCTTGTTGTTACGAATGGAGTAGTCA